From the Streptomyces sp. 846.5 genome, the window CGAGTCCGGGCTGCGGGGCCAGCTGGTCGGCGGCCAGCGGCTGATCGGCGCGCTCGCTCAGCGCGCTCAGGGTGCGGCGCAGTTCACTCAGCGCCTGCCGGGCCGTGCCGGCGATGACCGGCAGCACCTCGGCGCCTCGGGCGGGGTCGTTGGCGGCCGCGGCGCCCGCCCCGTCCGCGAGGCCGATGATGACGGCCAGGTTGTGGCCGATGATGTCGTGCATCTCGCGGGAGACGCGGGAGCGTTCGGCGAGGGTCGCCAGCTGCACCCGCTGCTCGCGTTCCACCTCCAGCCGGTGCGCCCGGTCGGCCAGCGCGCCGAGCTGGGCCCGGCGCACCCGCACCACCAGGGCCAGGGCCGCGGCGGCGACCGAGGTGGCGCAGAGGAAGAACAGGCTGTACAGCGGCTGCTGCTCGAAGGGCTTCACCCGGAACGCGGACACCGTCAGGCCCGCGAACAGGAACGGCGCGGGCCACAACAGTCGGTCCAGCCGTTCGTAGCGGGCCAGCGAGTAGATCGCGATCAGCAGGCCGGTGACGCTGCGCTGCGACTCGCCCCACCACGCCCACTGCACGACGGAGGCGGCCAGGACCACCGCCAGCACCGCCATCGGCGCACGCCGCCGCCAGACCACCGGCAGCGACTGGCCCAGCACGGTCAGCACCAGCGCGGCGGTCGGCGTCTCCACCGCCGTCTGGCCGCTCCCGGTATGGTGCGGGGCGACCAGGCCGGACGTGAGCAGCAGCAGGGCCAGCACCGCGTCCAGCAGCAGCGGCCGGCGCCGGACGCTCCGGCGCAGCCGACGGCCCCGGCGCACCGCCCGCCGGGCCAGCGGGCTGCCCCACATCTCCTCGAACTCGGGAGGGAACACCTCCCGCGACGGCGGGCTGCCAACGCTCACGATCTCGACACCTGCTCCTCCGGGTTCCCGTCCTTCACCTGCGCAAGGGCCCCACGGCCACTCTAGGGCGGCCGTGGGACCCCGGCGTGCTGCGCGAGCTCCTACGCGTCGGAGCGCTTCAGCCGCCAGGCGGCTCCGGCGAGCGCCAGGGCCACCCATCCGGCGAAGACCGCGAGGCCCGCGCCGGGGCTGAGCGTGTTGCTCGCCTGGTGCAGCGCGTAGATCGAGCCGCCCGCATTGCCGGGCAGGTAGGGGCTGATGTCGTTGCCCAGGCTGCTGGGCAGTAGCCCGGTCAGCACGTCCAGCAGCATCATCACGGCCACCAGCAGCCCGATCCCGCCGGCCACCGAGCGCACCAGCGCGCCCAGGGCCACCCCCAGCACGCCGACCAGCGCCAGGAAGACGCCAGCCCCCAGCAGGCTGCGCACCACGCCGGACGAGGACAGGTTCAGCGCGATCGCCTGGCCGCTGAGGAAGTGCGCCCCGGCCAGGAAGGAGGCGAAGGCGCCGACGGTGCCGACGGCCAGGGCCACCACACCGAAGACGGCGGCCTTGGACCAGAGCACCGGGAGCCGCTTGGGGACGGCGGCCAGGGTGGACCGGATCATGCCGGTCGAGTACTCGCCGCCGGCGATCAGCACCCCGAGCACGCCGATGGCCAGCTGGGCGAAGCCGATCCCGCCCAGGGCGACGGCGACCGCGTCCTTGGCGTCCGCCCCGGGGCCGCGTCCGGTCCCGGACGGGGAGTAGTTGCTCGCCCCCAGCAGGCCGGCGGCGACCAGCAGGAACACGGCCACGCCCAGGGTGATCCAGGTCGAGCGCAGCGACCAGGTCTTGGCCCACTCGGCCCGCAGCACCCGCGGACCGGTGACCTTGTAGACCGGACGGGGCCGGGACGGACGGGACGTTTCCGGGCTGCCGGGGGTTGCGGGGTCTGCGGTCAGGGTGCTCATGCGGCGCTCCTCACGGGTGCGGGTGCGGTGGAGCCGTGGTACTCGACGGAGTCCTCGGTCATGGCCATGAACGCCTCCTCCAGGGAGACTGCCTGCTCGGTCAGCTCGTAGACCGGAAGCCCGTTCTCGAAGGCCGCCGCGCCGATCTGACGCGCGGTCAGGCCGGAGACGGAGAGCTCCTCGGAGCCCGGGGCGCCGGTGACCTCCACCCCGGGACCCGCCAGCAGGTCCCGCAGCCGGGACGCCTCCGAGGTGCGGACCTTGACGCTCTGTCCGCCCGCGTCCTGGATGAACTGCTCGACCGTGGTGTCGGCCAGCAGCTTGCCGCGTCCCACCACGACCAGGTTGGTCGCGGTCTGCGCCATCTCGCTCATCAGGTGCGAGGAGACGAAGACGGTTCGCCCCTCGGCCGCCAGCCCGGTCAGCAGCCGGCGGATCCACAGCACGCCCTCCGGGTCCAGGCCGTTGACCGGCTCGTCCAGCATCACCGTCTGCGGGTCGCCCAGCAGCGCCGCCGCGATGCCGAGCCGCTGGCCCATGCCGAGCGAGAAGGCCCCGGCCCGCTTGCGGGCGACCTGGGTCAGCCCGGTGAGCTCGATGACCTCCTCGACCCGGCGGCGCGGGATGCCGTGGGTGAGGGCGAGGGCGTTCAGGTGGTTGAAGGCGGAACGGCCCGGGTGGATGGACTTGGCCTCCAGCAGCACGCCCACCTCCTGCAGCGGGGCGGTGTGCCGGTCGTAGCGGCGGCCGTTGACCTGGGCCGAGCCGCTGCTCGGCGCGTCCAGGCCGACGATCAGGCGCATGGTGGTGGACTTCCCCGCGCCGTTGGGGCCGAGGAAGCCGGTGACCACGCCGGGTCGCACGGTGAAGTCCAGGCCGTCGACGGCGGTCTTCTCGCCGTACCGCTTGACCAGCTGATGAATCTCGATCATGGATGCGTCCTCGGGTTCCGGTGCGGAGGCCGTCTGTCGACGGTGCCGCCGACGGTCCTGCCGCCGGCCACATCCCCACCGTAGGTTCGCGCCGGGGCCCGACCCCCGGTACCGCGGGCGGAACCGGGGGCGATGGGCGGTACCCGGGTACCGCGCCGCCTCAGCCGCAAGAAGGAGCCCCGACCGCCCCGTGTGAGAGGCATTGGCGGGGCGGGGTGGGCGAGTGCAGGATGGGAGGAGGCGTGAGGCAGCCGTGGCGCTCGCGCAGCGAAGGGACAGGGCGGTTGTGCTCCGACGGCCAGGAAACAGCGGGCGGGCGGGCCGCCATGCGGCGACGCGCGGGCGAAGACACAAGCTGTCCGCGCGGATCCTCGTCGCCCTGCTGTCGATCCTGGCGGTGACCAGCGCGATCGGCTTCGGGCTGCTCGCCCTGGCGCAGCGCGCCCAGCTGGACCGCGACTACGAGCAGCGGGCCGCCTCGATCGCCCGGACGGCCGCCTCCGATCCGCCGATCCGCCGGGCCATGGCGGCCGGCGAGCCGCCGGGCCCCGGCAGCGTCGTGCAGACCGAGGCGCAGCGCATCGCCACCGCCTCCGGCGCCTCCTATGTGGTCGTGATCGACCTGAAGCAGGTCCGCCACTCCCACCCCAATACCGCCCTGATCGGCCAACCGGTCGAGGAACCCATCGCCGTGCTGGACGGCAAGGCGCACGTGGGCATCGACAGCGGCGCCACCGGCCGGTCGGCCAACGGCAAGGTCCCGCTGTACGGGCCCGACAACCGCCTGGTCGGCGAGGTCTCGGCGGGCATCCCAGTGGCCGGGCCCGGCGGCGAGCTGCTGCGCGAGCTGCCGACCTTCGGCCTCTACGCGGGCGTCACCCTGGCGCTCGGCGCGGCCGCCTCGCTGCTGCTCGCCCGCCGCCTGAAGCGGAGCACCTTCGGCCTGGAGCTGGACGAGATCGCCGGGCTGCTCCAGGACCGCGACGCGATGCTGCACGGCATCCGCGAGGGCGTGGTCTGCTTCGACGCGCAGGGCAGGATCACCGTGGTCAACGGCGAGGCCAAGCGGCTGCTCGGCCTGGACGGGCAGGTCGACGGGCAGGTCGAGGGGCAGACCCTGGTCGAGCTGGGTGTGGAGCGCGCCGCGACCGAGCTGCTGACCCCGGGACGGGTGGTCACCGACGAGGTGGTGACGGTCGGCGACCGCCTGCTGGCGGTGAACAACTGGCCGACCGACCGCGACGGCGGTCCTCCCGGCAGCGTGGCCACCATCCGTGACTCGACCGAGCTGCGGCTGCTCTCGGCCAAGGCCGAGGCGACCCGACGACGCCTCAAGATCCTCTACGACGCCACCGGAGCGGTCGGCAGCACCCTGAACGTCACCCGCACCGCCGAGGAACTGGCCCAGGTGTCCGTCCCGCACTTCGCCGACTTCGTCACCGTCGACCTGGTCGACAGCGTGCTGCGCGGCGAGGAGCCGCAGCCCGACGGGGCGGTGGTGATGTGCCGGGTCGCCGTCCACGGCATCAGCGAGGGCCGGGTCCCCTTCTTCCCGTGCGGCACGATCTTCGAGATGGTCCCCACCACGCCGCAGGCGTGGGCCTTCGGCCACGGGCAGCCGGTGCTCGAACCGGACCTCACCGCCACCACGGAGTGGATGGCCCAGGACCCGGCGCGGGCCGAGGCTGCCCTCGACGCCGGGATCCACTCCCGGATCGCGGTCCCGCTGGGGGCTCGCGGGGTCCTGCTCGGCATGGTCACCTTCTACCGCTCGGAGGAGCCCGGACCCTTCGAGGACGAGGACCTCTCCCTGGCCGAGGAACTCGTGGCCCGGGCGGCCGTGTCCATCGACAACGCCCGCCGCTACACCCGCGAGCACGCCATGGCCGTGGCCCTGCAGCACAGTCTGCTGCCGCGCGGGCTGCCCGAGCAGAACGCCCTGGATCTCGCCTACCGCTACCTGCCGGCCCAGTCCGGGGTCGGCGGTGACTGGTTCGACGTCATCCCGCTGTCCGGCGCCCGGGTCGCGCTGACCGTCGGCGACGTCGTCGGTCACGGCCTGCACGCCGCGGCCACCATGGGACGGCTGCGGACCGCCGTGCACAACTTCAGCGCCCTGGACCTGCCCCCCGACGAACTGCTGTGGCACCTGGACGACCTGGTCGCCCGGCTCGACCAGGAGTCGGCGGCCACCGGCGGCGCCACCGCGATCACCGGCGTCACCTGCCTGTACGCCATCTACGACCCGACCACCCGGCTCTGCACCATGGCCAGCGCCGCCCATCCCCCGCCCGCGGTCGTGCACCCCGACGGACGGGTGGAGTTCGCGGACGTGCCCCCCGGACCGCCGCTGGGCCTGGTCTCCTCGCTCCCCTTCGAGATCCTGCAGCTCCAACTGGAGGAGGACAGTCAACTGGTGCTCTACACCGACGGGTTGATCGAGGACCGGCACCGCGACGTCGACGAGAGCATGGCGCTGCTGCGTGCCGCGCTGAGCGGTGATGCGCTGAACGGCGGCCGGCGGCCCCCGGAGGAGACCTGCGCGACCGTGCTCGACGCCCTGCTGCCGACCCACCCCACCGACGACGTCGCCCTGCTCGTCGCCCGCACCCACGCGCTGGCCGGGGACCGGATCGCCGAATGGGACGTGGAACCGAACCCCGAGGCCGTCGCGGGCATCCGTGCCCTGGTCGTCGCACAGCTGGAACGCTGGCACCTGGACGAGGAAGCGTTCGCCACCGAACTGATCCTCAGCGAGCTGGTCACCAACGCGATCCGCTACGGCGCCGCCCCCGTCCACGTACGGCTGCTCCGGGACCGCACCCTGATCTGCGAGGTCTCCGACGCCAGCAGCACCTCCCCCCACCTCCGCCACGCGGCCACCACCGACGAGGGCGGCCGCGGCCTCTTCCTCGTCGCCCAGCTCGCCGAACGCTGGGGCACCCGCTACCTGCCCGCGGGCAAGGTCATCTGGGCCGAACAGACCATCCGGTCGGTGTAGCAGGCCCGGAGGGATTCCCGTACAGTGATCCGCCAGGCGCGCAGGGCGCCCCCGGGTCCGCGGGAAGGGCAGAGCCCACCTGGTTCACCCGAGCGTGTCATCGTGGGCTACCGTCCTTCGGCCGGCGTGGCGGACCACCGGTTCACCGGAGGAGACCCTGTGCCGTCCACGCCGCGAACCCTCTCCCTGCCCGAGCGTCCCAGTGCGCAGCAGCTCAAGAAGCGGGCGAAGGACCTGCAGCGGGCCGTGCGGTCCCAGTCCCCCACCGCTTTGGCGCTGGTGGCCCGGCACGTCCCCGACAGCGTTCAGGATCCGGCCCGATTCACCCTCGACGCCGCCCAGTTGGTGATCGCCCGGCTCTACGGGTTCCCGAGCTGGCCGCGTCTGCGGGAGCATCTCGCCGCGCTCCCGGCAACGCTCGGCGGCCGGCCCCGGACCGGCAGTCGCACGGTGGAGAACCTCTACCGGCTGCGGACCGGCTGGGCCGACGCGTCGGACGTACGCCGGTGCGCCGCGGCCGCGACCGGCGCGCATCCCGATCCGGCTCAGTGGCTGCCCCTGCTCACCGCGCGGTACAACGGCGTCAAAGTGATCGCGTTCGACTCGCCGGCCGGGGCGGTGTTCGCCGAACTCACTCCGAAACGGGTCACCTTGTCCTCGCCCGGCGGCGCGGCCCCGGCGGGCGAAGGCGTGTCGGTGACCTTCCACAGCGCGTTCGGCACGATCGCGGGCGTTGTCGGGCTCGATGTCACCGGCCTGGCTGTGGAACCGGTCGCGGACCGTCGCCCGCTCGGCTGGGCGCTAGTCGCCGACGGGGTGTTCGTCGCACCCAACGCGTTCCTCGTCGGCCCGGGCGGGCTGGTCCTGCGGACCAACGGCAGTCCGCGAGGTGCGGTCGTGCCCGTCACGGCCCTGCCACCGCGCTCGGCCGCCGTCGTGGACCGGCCCGCACCGGCGGCCGAGGCCGACGCCGATCTGACGGCGGTCCTCACCGCGGCCGACGCGCCTCCGATCGTCGATCCGGAGCAGTGGCGTCCCGGCGTCCGCGCCGACCTGACACCGACCGAGCAGCTACGGCTCGGCCGCTACGGCAGGCTGCTGGTCTGGCACCGGACCGGGGAGCGTCAGGACGCCGAGGATCCCTTCGTGTTCGACTTCACTCCCCAGCCGGGCCCGGTCCGGGACTTCGCCGTGGTCGGCAGGGGCATCGCGTTCACCCGCATGTACTACGACTTCGCCGACGGCGCCAACAACACCATCGCCGTAGTGGGCCTGGTCGACGACGCCGACATCGCCTCCGTGGTCCTGCGCCGCGCCAACCTCCCCGACCTGCCGGCCCGAATCACCGGCGGAACCTTCCTCATCGCCGGACCCGACCTCACCCAGCTCCCCGAACGCGGCCCCGCCGCGGCCGTCCTGGTGGCCCGGGACCGTGCCGGGAACGTCTGCGAGGAGCTGCCCTACCTGGAGCAGGACTGAGTGCCGGGTGATCGACTCCGCAGGCGGCGTGGCAGAATCGGCTCCGTGGTGGTGTGCCGCGGAGCACGCTGCGGGCGATCGAGGAGAACTCTGTGCCGCTGACCTCGGAACCGTTGCGGAAGCTCGGGTTTCTGACCATCGGTCTGTTCGACGGGAACGACCCCGGTGCGGGACACGAGTCGACCCTGCAGATCATCCAGCTGGGCGAGCAGTTGGGCTTCGACAGCGCGTGGGTGCGCCATCGGCATCTGCAGTACGGCATCTCCTCGCCCGTCGCCGTGCTGGCGGCGGCCTCGCAGCGGACCAGCCGGATCGAACTCGGCACCGCGGTCATCCCGTTGGGGTGGGAGAACCCGCTGCGGCTGGCCGAGGATCTGGCGACGGTCGACATCCTGTCGGGGGGCCGCCTCAACCCCGGTCTCAGCGTCGGTCCGCCGATGCACTACGACCAGGTGCGCGGCGCGCTGTACCCCGGCACCGCCGAGGTGGAGGACTTCAGCTACGACCGGATGCAGCGGCTGCTGGACTGCGTGCGCGGCGAGCCGGTCACCGACTTCAGCGGCGTCGAGGGCTTCGAGGTGTTCTCCGACCGCGTCCAGCCGCACTCCCCCGGCCTGGCCCGGCGCATGTGGTACGGCGGCGCGAGTACGCGCTCCGCGCAGTGGGCCGGCGAGCACGGGATGAACTTCCTGACCAGCAGCGTGGTCAAGGCCGAGGAGTCGGAGGACTTCGCCGCGATCCAGCTGTCGCACGTCCGGACGTTCCGCGCGCACCACCCGGACGGCGACCGCGCCCGGGTCTCCCAGGGGCTGGTGGTCATCCCCGTCGACTCCGCCTCGCCGGAGCAGCGGGCGAAGTACGAGGCGTTCGCCGCCAAGCGCAGCGCGCGGACCGCTGTGCCGCAGGGGCCGACGCGACTGCTGTTCGCGCCGGACCTGGTCGGCACTTCCGCGGAGATCGCCGAACGGCTCTACGCCCACGCCGCGTTCCGCGAGATCGACGAGGTCGCCTTCGCCCTGCCGTTCACCTTCGAGCACGAGGACTACGTCCAGATCCTCACCGACATCGCCACCCGCCTCGGGCCGGCCCTCGGCTGGCGCCCCGCTGTCTGACCTGAGCTGCCTACACTCGGGGCTGTGAAGGGACTACTGCTGCGGTTGTCGGCGCTGGACGCGGACGCGGCCGCCGCACTGCGCGTGATCGCCCACTTCGAGGCGCTGCTGGGCAGCCGCCTCGACGCCGAGTCGCTGGTGCGGTCGACGGCGGGGCTGGCCGAGTGCGCAGCGGGGCTGGAGCTGGCAGGACGGACGGTGCGGTTCGGCCCGTCGGGATCTCTGCCCCTGGAGCCCGTCGCCGAGGCGTCCAGCAGTGTGGAGCTCGGCGCGGGCGGGCGGGTCTGGCTGGAGCGGCCGGGCGAGCCGGAACCCTTCGACGACCTCGTCCTGGAGTGGATGGCCATCGCCGCCGGGGTGCTCGACAGCCGGAAGCCGGAGGCCCGGGCGCCGCATGTGGCCGATCCCGCGCTGGTGGAGCTGGTGCTCTCGGAGCGGGAGGCGGTCGAGGACCGGGCCAGGGCGCTTCGACTGCTGGGCCTGGTGCCGGAGCAGCCGCTGCGGGTGGTGGCGGTGGCCGGGATGGCCGCGGTCGCCCTGCTCGGCCGGGGCAGGCTGTGGCCCGCGGTGCGGGTGGCCAGCATGGGGCCGCTGGTCGTGGCGCTGGTTCCGGCGCTGCCCGGCAGTTCGTCGCCCGCCGCCGAGCTGCGGGCCGTGGTGGGCGAACACGGCTCGCCGGGCATGCGGATCGGGGTCGGCGACAGCGCGTCCGCGCTGGACGCGTGGACCTCGTGGCGCCAGGCCCGGCTGGCCCTGCGGTTCGCGGTCGAGGGGGTGCCGGAGGAGTCCGTGGTCGACCACGCCGCCCTCGGGCCGGTGGCGCTGCTGGCCGAGATCCCGGTGGAGCGGCTCCGTACGCAGCCCGAGGTGCGCGCCCTGGAGCAGCTGGCCGACGGCAAGGGCGGCGAGCAGAGCATCGCCGCCCTTGCCGCGTTCTGCCGCGCGGGCTCGCTCCGGCAGGCCGCCGCGGAGCTGCATCTGCATCACAGCTCGGTCGCCGCCCGGCTGGCCCAGGTCGAGCGGGCCATGGGATGGACGCTCGCCGATCCCCAGGACTGCTTCAACGCGCGGCTCGCGCTGTACGCCCTGAGGCTCGCGAGAGCGGGCTGACTTCCCGTCCACGCGTCCTCAGCGGCGCAGCGCCCGGCTCAGGACGGCGACCGCCTCGGCGGTCTCCCGCCTGGAGACGGCGGCGAAGGGAACCATGCTCGACCCGTGGAAGGTGCCCGGGAAGAGGTGCAGTTCGGTGCTGACCCCGGCGGCCAGCAGGGCGGCGGCGTAGGCGATGCCCTCGTCCCGCAGCGGGTCGAACTCCATCACCGAGATGTAGGCGGGCGGCAGGCCCGCCAGCTCGGCGGTGGTGGCCCGGGCCGGGGCCGCGTACGGTGACACGGCGTCACTGCCGGGGACCCCGGCGCCCAGGTAGGCGTCCCAGCTGATCACGGCGTTGGGCCGGTTCCACACCGGGGTGTCGGTGAACGCCAGCATGCTGGGCGTGCCGAGCCGGTCGTCGAGTTCGGGGATGCCGAGGTACTGGAAGCGGATCCCCGGCCCACCGCGGTCCCGGGCGAGCATGGCCAGGCCCGCCGCCAGCCCGCCGCCGGCGCTGGCGCCGTGGATCGCGATCCGGTCCGGGTCGATCCCCAGCTCCGCCGCGTTCTTCGCCACCCAGGACAGCCCTGCGTAGCAGTCCTCGAGCCCCGCCGGGAAGGGGTGCTCGGGGGCCAGCCGGTACTCCACCGAGAAGACCGCCGCCTGGAGTTCCCGGCTCAGCAGCACGTTGTGGCCATGGTCGAGCTGCGCGGTGCCCAGCAGGAAGCCGCCGCCGTGGATGTCGTAGACCAGCGGCAGCGCCCCGGTGACGCCCTGCGGCCGGTAGGTGTGCAGGACCACGTCCGGCGCCCCGTCCGGACCGGGAACCACCAGCTCCGCGACATCCACCCCTTCGGTGTCCACCTCGGCCGCGGCGGCGGCCACGCCCTGTGCCATCTCCGCCCTGGCGCCGGCCAGGTCGGTGAGGTCCGCCCTCGGCATCATCGAGAGGACGGCGGCGAGCTCGGGGTCCAACGCATACGTCATGGCCTTCTCCGATCGGACGCTCCGTCGCGTCCTCAGCGGAATCGTCCCAGTCGGCATCCGGGCAGGTCATCCGACGGGCGTCGGGAGAAATGCCCGGTCTGCCCGACAGCGGGGGCCGTCAGTGGGGGCCGTCAGTTCTTGGCCGTCAGTTCTTGATGGTGTAGCTGTCGCCGTAGGTCTTCCAGGTGAGCGGGGGGTTGAGGTCGAGGTTGCCGGCCTTGAGGAAGACGCGCTGCTCGGTGTCGACGCGGCTGGTGTCGTCGTGGGCGGCCTCGGTGAGCATGGCGGCCTTGCGGGCGTCGAGGAAGGCGTTGAGGTAGGTGGTCTCGTCGCCGCCCTGGGCGGGGGTCCTGGCCTTCTGCATGGCGGTCTTGCGGATGCCGCCGAAGCTGGTGGGGTCGTCCCCGGGGCCGTGCATCACGATGGCGTCGTAGTAGATGAACTGGCCCAGTGCGCGCAGCCCGTCGGCCTCGGCCTGCTGGACGGCGGGGTCGAAGTAGACCCGGTCGCGTTCGTTGTTCTGCGCGGTCTGGAAGACGGTGTCCTTGGCCGCGGTCTTCCAGGCGTTGACGAAGGCGCTGCCCAGGCCGCTGTGCGAGGCGGTGCCGTTGACCTTCTTCAGCGCGGGCAGGTACTTGGCGAGCACGTTGCCCGGTTCGGCGGCGGTGTAGGCCTGGACGAGTTCCAGCATGTCGCCGGTGCCCGAGCAGAACCCGATGATGCCCGCGGTGTAGCCGCGGCCGTCGCCGATGTCCTCGATGTACGTGTACTGCGCCTTCCAGTCCAGCGAGGAGTTCTCCGCGCTGGAGACGAGCTCCATCGCTATCTCCTTCTTGTGCGCGTCGGTGAGGTTCACTCCGCCGGCGGCCGCGACCCTGGGGGTGGTCGAGGCCATGGCCTGGA encodes:
- a CDS encoding helix-turn-helix domain-containing protein, with amino-acid sequence MKGLLLRLSALDADAAAALRVIAHFEALLGSRLDAESLVRSTAGLAECAAGLELAGRTVRFGPSGSLPLEPVAEASSSVELGAGGRVWLERPGEPEPFDDLVLEWMAIAAGVLDSRKPEARAPHVADPALVELVLSEREAVEDRARALRLLGLVPEQPLRVVAVAGMAAVALLGRGRLWPAVRVASMGPLVVALVPALPGSSSPAAELRAVVGEHGSPGMRIGVGDSASALDAWTSWRQARLALRFAVEGVPEESVVDHAALGPVALLAEIPVERLRTQPEVRALEQLADGKGGEQSIAALAAFCRAGSLRQAAAELHLHHSSVAARLAQVERAMGWTLADPQDCFNARLALYALRLARAG
- a CDS encoding ATP-binding cassette domain-containing protein; the protein is MIEIHQLVKRYGEKTAVDGLDFTVRPGVVTGFLGPNGAGKSTTMRLIVGLDAPSSGSAQVNGRRYDRHTAPLQEVGVLLEAKSIHPGRSAFNHLNALALTHGIPRRRVEEVIELTGLTQVARKRAGAFSLGMGQRLGIAAALLGDPQTVMLDEPVNGLDPEGVLWIRRLLTGLAAEGRTVFVSSHLMSEMAQTATNLVVVGRGKLLADTTVEQFIQDAGGQSVKVRTSEASRLRDLLAGPGVEVTGAPGSEELSVSGLTARQIGAAAFENGLPVYELTEQAVSLEEAFMAMTEDSVEYHGSTAPAPVRSAA
- a CDS encoding ABC transporter permease, translated to MSTLTADPATPGSPETSRPSRPRPVYKVTGPRVLRAEWAKTWSLRSTWITLGVAVFLLVAAGLLGASNYSPSGTGRGPGADAKDAVAVALGGIGFAQLAIGVLGVLIAGGEYSTGMIRSTLAAVPKRLPVLWSKAAVFGVVALAVGTVGAFASFLAGAHFLSGQAIALNLSSSGVVRSLLGAGVFLALVGVLGVALGALVRSVAGGIGLLVAVMMLLDVLTGLLPSSLGNDISPYLPGNAGGSIYALHQASNTLSPGAGLAVFAGWVALALAGAAWRLKRSDA
- a CDS encoding chitosanase encodes the protein MTQSQHRRSQHLGRRTLLAATALGAAGALTFVGVQAMASTTPRVAAAGGVNLTDAHKKEIAMELVSSAENSSLDWKAQYTYIEDIGDGRGYTAGIIGFCSGTGDMLELVQAYTAAEPGNVLAKYLPALKKVNGTASHSGLGSAFVNAWKTAAKDTVFQTAQNNERDRVYFDPAVQQAEADGLRALGQFIYYDAIVMHGPGDDPTSFGGIRKTAMQKARTPAQGGDETTYLNAFLDARKAAMLTEAAHDDTSRVDTEQRVFLKAGNLDLNPPLTWKTYGDSYTIKN
- a CDS encoding histidine kinase, with translation MSVGSPPSREVFPPEFEEMWGSPLARRAVRRGRRLRRSVRRRPLLLDAVLALLLLTSGLVAPHHTGSGQTAVETPTAALVLTVLGQSLPVVWRRRAPMAVLAVVLAASVVQWAWWGESQRSVTGLLIAIYSLARYERLDRLLWPAPFLFAGLTVSAFRVKPFEQQPLYSLFFLCATSVAAAALALVVRVRRAQLGALADRAHRLEVEREQRVQLATLAERSRVSREMHDIIGHNLAVIIGLADGAGAAAANDPARGAEVLPVIAGTARQALSELRRTLSALSERADQPLAADQLAPQPGLADLAPLLERIQAAGPRISHRTAGDLDALPPGVQLTVYRIVQEALTNSLKHAGPATGVQVVLRVGDQQVDVRVQDTGRPDGAPARPGSGLADADQEGQGLVGIHERAALAGGTAVIGPTGDGGWLVHAVLPLDRKPAPQSSPNPATEEDRP
- a CDS encoding LLM class flavin-dependent oxidoreductase, whose translation is MPLTSEPLRKLGFLTIGLFDGNDPGAGHESTLQIIQLGEQLGFDSAWVRHRHLQYGISSPVAVLAAASQRTSRIELGTAVIPLGWENPLRLAEDLATVDILSGGRLNPGLSVGPPMHYDQVRGALYPGTAEVEDFSYDRMQRLLDCVRGEPVTDFSGVEGFEVFSDRVQPHSPGLARRMWYGGASTRSAQWAGEHGMNFLTSSVVKAEESEDFAAIQLSHVRTFRAHHPDGDRARVSQGLVVIPVDSASPEQRAKYEAFAAKRSARTAVPQGPTRLLFAPDLVGTSAEIAERLYAHAAFREIDEVAFALPFTFEHEDYVQILTDIATRLGPALGWRPAV
- a CDS encoding SpoIIE family protein phosphatase; its protein translation is MLRRPGNSGRAGRHAATRGRRHKLSARILVALLSILAVTSAIGFGLLALAQRAQLDRDYEQRAASIARTAASDPPIRRAMAAGEPPGPGSVVQTEAQRIATASGASYVVVIDLKQVRHSHPNTALIGQPVEEPIAVLDGKAHVGIDSGATGRSANGKVPLYGPDNRLVGEVSAGIPVAGPGGELLRELPTFGLYAGVTLALGAAASLLLARRLKRSTFGLELDEIAGLLQDRDAMLHGIREGVVCFDAQGRITVVNGEAKRLLGLDGQVDGQVEGQTLVELGVERAATELLTPGRVVTDEVVTVGDRLLAVNNWPTDRDGGPPGSVATIRDSTELRLLSAKAEATRRRLKILYDATGAVGSTLNVTRTAEELAQVSVPHFADFVTVDLVDSVLRGEEPQPDGAVVMCRVAVHGISEGRVPFFPCGTIFEMVPTTPQAWAFGHGQPVLEPDLTATTEWMAQDPARAEAALDAGIHSRIAVPLGARGVLLGMVTFYRSEEPGPFEDEDLSLAEELVARAAVSIDNARRYTREHAMAVALQHSLLPRGLPEQNALDLAYRYLPAQSGVGGDWFDVIPLSGARVALTVGDVVGHGLHAAATMGRLRTAVHNFSALDLPPDELLWHLDDLVARLDQESAATGGATAITGVTCLYAIYDPTTRLCTMASAAHPPPAVVHPDGRVEFADVPPGPPLGLVSSLPFEILQLQLEEDSQLVLYTDGLIEDRHRDVDESMALLRAALSGDALNGGRRPPEETCATVLDALLPTHPTDDVALLVARTHALAGDRIAEWDVEPNPEAVAGIRALVVAQLERWHLDEEAFATELILSELVTNAIRYGAAPVHVRLLRDRTLICEVSDASSTSPHLRHAATTDEGGRGLFLVAQLAERWGTRYLPAGKVIWAEQTIRSV
- a CDS encoding alpha/beta hydrolase, with protein sequence MTYALDPELAAVLSMMPRADLTDLAGARAEMAQGVAAAAAEVDTEGVDVAELVVPGPDGAPDVVLHTYRPQGVTGALPLVYDIHGGGFLLGTAQLDHGHNVLLSRELQAAVFSVEYRLAPEHPFPAGLEDCYAGLSWVAKNAAELGIDPDRIAIHGASAGGGLAAGLAMLARDRGGPGIRFQYLGIPELDDRLGTPSMLAFTDTPVWNRPNAVISWDAYLGAGVPGSDAVSPYAAPARATTAELAGLPPAYISVMEFDPLRDEGIAYAAALLAAGVSTELHLFPGTFHGSSMVPFAAVSRRETAEAVAVLSRALRR